CTCGGCCCCGCGTTCGCGCTCGCGGTCCTTGGCGCGTGGCACCTGCTGCGTGCCGAGGACGCGGAGCGCTGGCGCGCCGTGGGATGGGCGTGCGTGACGGCGTTCGTGCTCCTGCTCGTGCTGCGCGGGAAGCCGTACTACCTCGGCCCCGTCTACCCGGTGCTGTTCGCCGCCGGCGCGGTGGCGTTCGAGCGGCGCGTGCTGCGGCTGCCGCGGCTCTCCATGCGGCGGATCGCGCGCGGGGCGGCCTACGCGGTGATCGCGGCGTACGGCGCGGTGACGCTCCCGTTCGGGCTCCCGATCCTCGCGCCGGCGTCGATGGCGCGCTACGCGTCCGCGCTCGGCGGCACCGGGACGACGACGAACACGGGTGGTCGGCTCGCGCTGCCTCAGGACTACGCGGACATGCTCGGCTGGCCGGAGCAGGCCGCGCGGGTGGACGCGATCGTGAACACGCTGCCGCCGGCGAAGCGCACCGACGTCGTGCTGCTCGCCGGGAACTACGGCGAGGCGGGCGCGCTTGAGTACTACGGTCCGCCGCTCGATCTGCCGCCGGTGGTGAGCCCGGCGGGGAGCTTCTGGTTCTTCGGTCCGGGTGACCTGCCCGGCACGACGACGATCGCGGTCGGCATCCCGCTGCAGCAGCTCCGCCGCTACTTCCGCCGAGTGACGCCGATGGGGCGCATCCGGCACGAGCTCACGCGGTGGGTCGTGGACGAGGAGCGCGACGTGGTCGTGGCGCTGTGCGAGGAGCCGTATCAGACGCTGCAGGACGTCTGGCCCAACCTGAGACCCTGAGCGGCGACCCTGTGACGGCGACCTCGCGACGGCGAGCCGGTCACGGCGAACGGTCGCCGTCGACGGGGTCGCCGTCTTCATGTCGCCGTCTCCAGCGCGCCGTCGAGGGGCACGAATGAACGTCCTGATCACCGGAGTGGGCCGAGAGGGGCAGATTGGCGAGGCGCTCGCCGCGGCGTTCGCGGCGGACGGTGCGCGGCTCCTGCTCGTGGACCGCACCCGCGCAAACGTCGAGGCGCGGGCCGCCGCGGTGCGGGCGCGCGGCGCGGAGGCGCACGCGTTCGACTGCGACCTCACGGACGCCGACGCCCTGGCGCGGCTGGCCGACGACGCCGGGCAGGCACTCGGCGGCGAGTCGCTCGACGCGGTGGTGTGCGCGGCCGGGGGCTTCGGCCCGACGGGACCGCTCGACCAGGGGAGCGTGGCGGACTGGGACCGGATGCTCGCCGTGAACCTCGCGACGGCGCACCGGACGACCCGCGCGCTGCTCCCGTCCCTCCGCCGGCGAGGCGGGGCCCTCGTCTACTTCACGTCGCCGGCGGCGCTGCCCGGCGCGGCCGCGGGTGGCATCGCGGCGTACGCGGCGGCGAAGGCGGGCGTGATCGCGCTCATGCGCGCGGTGGCCGCCGACGAGCGGGCGCATGGCGTGCGAGCGAACGCGGTCGCGCTGAGCGCGGTGCGGACGACGGCGAACGTGGCGGCGATGGGCGGCGACGGGCCGTTCGTGGAGCGGGAGGACGTCGCGCGGGTGGTGCGGTGGCTGTGCTCGGCCGAGTCGGCGAGCGTGACAGGGCAGATCGTGCGGCTCGGCTAGATCTGGTGCGGCGGCGCTGATACGACGGCGCTGAAGCCTCGGCGCTGATACCGCGGCGCTGATCCCGCGCGTTTCCAGCGCCGCCGGACCAGCGCCGAGGCTTCAGCGCCGCGGTTCCAGCGCCGCCGCACGAGGGTTCAGTCGTCACCAACCCCAGCCGGGTTGTAGTTTCCGTGCATGCCCCTCGCGTCCCGTCGCTCGCAGGTGACCACGGTCCTCCTCGATCGCGCGCTCGAGGTGCTGCCGCTGTTTCGCCTCAGCGACTCGGCCGACGACGGGGCGCTGCAGTACGCCCCGGACGGCGGGGGCCGCTGGCGGGTGCTGCCGGCACCGGGTGACCGCCTCCCCGGCACGTTCGACCAGGACGTCTACGTCGAGCTGCTGCACCGCTTCCACGAGGCCGACTGCCCCGACGACGGCGCGCTCACGTTCACGCTGCACTCGTTCCTGCGCACCATGGGGCGCAAGGCGGACGGCCGCACGTACGAGCAGCTCCGTGCGGCGCTGTCGCGGCTCGAGCGCACGACGCTGGAGTCGACCGACGCATGGTTCAGCGCGGCCAGCGGCGCGCCGGCGACGCTCAGCTTCACCATCCTCAGCGCGGTCGTCATCGAGCGTCGCCGGGTGGGCGACCGCGAGCAGCTCGCGCTCTTCCCCTCCCTCACCGCGAACGAGCCCGGCGACGCCCGCGTCGTCCTGTCGCCGCCGCTGCGCGCGAACATCGCCGCGCAGCACGTGACGACGATCTCCTGGAGCCGCTACCAGCAGCTCAACTCGCCCGTCGCCCGCCGTCTCTACCGATTGCTCGCCGGGCTCCGCGTCGAGTCGGCCGGCCGCTGGCGCGCGCCGCTCGACCGGTGGGCCGAGCAGCTGCCGCTCTCCCAGCGCTACCCCTCGCACCTCCAGCGCGTGCTCCAGCCCGCCCACGAGATGCTCGTCGCCGGCGGCGTCGTACGCAGCGCGGCGATCCGGCAGGAGGGGCGGGAGTGGTGGGTGGAGTATGCCATGAAATGATGAGGCGGCGCTGATGGGGCGGCGCTGTTGGGCGGCGCTGGAACGGCGGCGGTGAACGCGCGGGGTATCAGCACCGACGTATCAGCGCCGCCCCATCAGCGCCGAAGCATCAGCGCCGCCTCACCAGCCCTCCCCATGCCGCTCCCTCTCGACAAGACTCTCAAACGTGAAATCCTCATCGACGGCGTCCCCCACACCGTGACCGTCGGCCCCCGGGGGGTGAAGGTGACGGCGAAGGGGTTCCGCATCGGTCGCGGGCTGAGCTGGCGGGCCATTCTCGCGCTCGGCGCCGAGGAAGGACCGGAGCCGCCCGGACGCACGTCGGGAGCGCCGGCGGGAGAGCCGTGAACGGCACGCGATACGCGGATGCACCGCCGGAGACGGCCGGGCGCCAACGGGTGTAGCAACGGAACACCCTGCCCGGCCGTCAGTATGTACTACGTTCCCGTTCCACACACTTCGACCGCAGCCCACATGCGAGTCTCGCGTCGTTCCCTGACCGTCGTCCTCCTCGGCGCCGCCCCGCTGTTCGCCGGCGGGTGGATCCTGCAGTCGCGCGCGAACCGCGACGGCGCCCAGCTCCTCGGTCAGGTGATGGATCTCGTCTCCAACCGCTTCGTCGATACCGTCGGCGCGCAGGCGCTGTACGAGAAGGCGGCGCGCGGGCTCGTGAAGGAGCTGAACGATCCGTACACCGAGCTGTTCACGCCGAAGCAGATCGCCGACTTCTCGCGCACCACGAACGGGCGCTACGGCGGCATCGGCATGGAGATCACGGAGCAGAGCGGCTTCGTGACGGTGCAGAACGTCTTCCCGCACACGCCGGCCGAGAACGCGGGGATCCAGTCGGGCGACCGCATCGTCCAGATCGGCGACTCGAACACCACGCACTGGAAGTCGACGCAGGTGTCGAACGCGCTGCTCGGCACGCCGGGGACGAAGGTGAAGGTGTCGTTCCAGCGCCCGGGCGTCACGACGCCGATCACGACGACGTTCACGCGCGCCGAGATCCACATCCCCGCCGTGCCGTTCCAGATCTCGTTCGACGGCTCCGTCGGCTACATCCCGGTGCAGCGCTTCAGCGAGCAGACGGCCGAGGAGATCGCCGGCGCGCTGCAGACGTTGCAGGGCAAGGGCGCGAAGAGCGTCATCGTCGATCTGCGCGACAACCCGGGCGGCATCCTCGAGCAGGCGATCGCGACGAGCAACCTGTTCCTGCGCCGCGGTCAGGAAGTCGCGAGCGTGCGCGGGCGCGGCGGCGACGCGCAGAGCTACGCGGCGACGCAGAACCCGCTCGCGCCGGCCATCCCGCTCGTCGTGCTCGTGAACCAGTACTCCGCTTCGGCGTCGGAGATCGTCGCCGGCGCGCTGCA
This DNA window, taken from Gemmatirosa kalamazoonensis, encodes the following:
- a CDS encoding S41 family peptidase, with translation MRVSRRSLTVVLLGAAPLFAGGWILQSRANRDGAQLLGQVMDLVSNRFVDTVGAQALYEKAARGLVKELNDPYTELFTPKQIADFSRTTNGRYGGIGMEITEQSGFVTVQNVFPHTPAENAGIQSGDRIVQIGDSNTTHWKSTQVSNALLGTPGTKVKVSFQRPGVTTPITTTFTRAEIHIPAVPFQISFDGSVGYIPVQRFSEQTAEEIAGALQTLQGKGAKSVIVDLRDNPGGILEQAIATSNLFLRRGQEVASVRGRGGDAQSYAATQNPLAPAIPLVVLVNQYSASASEIVAGALQDHDRALVVGTTSYGKGLVQTLFPLDGGYALKMTTAKWFTPSGRSIQKERKMIDGQYVEVHPDSLESDSAKRARPVYHSDAGRIVYGGGAVSPDVTVRPDTLSTAEQTLAKALVPKSPEVFGILSDLAFELKGKVTPDFTVQPQWREDFYNRLQRANIKVERPVWDAGHEWVDRQIEQRVARVAFGDSTALRHSLKDDPQLQKAIELLKKGQSQKDLFAIAQASPVRTPR
- a CDS encoding replication initiator protein A — translated: MPLASRRSQVTTVLLDRALEVLPLFRLSDSADDGALQYAPDGGGRWRVLPAPGDRLPGTFDQDVYVELLHRFHEADCPDDGALTFTLHSFLRTMGRKADGRTYEQLRAALSRLERTTLESTDAWFSAASGAPATLSFTILSAVVIERRRVGDREQLALFPSLTANEPGDARVVLSPPLRANIAAQHVTTISWSRYQQLNSPVARRLYRLLAGLRVESAGRWRAPLDRWAEQLPLSQRYPSHLQRVLQPAHEMLVAGGVVRSAAIRQEGREWWVEYAMK
- a CDS encoding SDR family NAD(P)-dependent oxidoreductase, which produces MNVLITGVGREGQIGEALAAAFAADGARLLLVDRTRANVEARAAAVRARGAEAHAFDCDLTDADALARLADDAGQALGGESLDAVVCAAGGFGPTGPLDQGSVADWDRMLAVNLATAHRTTRALLPSLRRRGGALVYFTSPAALPGAAAGGIAAYAAAKAGVIALMRAVAADERAHGVRANAVALSAVRTTANVAAMGGDGPFVEREDVARVVRWLCSAESASVTGQIVRLG